A window of Mycolicibacterium holsaticum DSM 44478 = JCM 12374 genomic DNA:
CCCGGAAAGAGGGCTGGCGATCACGCCACGCGGGGCTTCGACCACGCTGGGGATGGCGTTCACCGCCGCGAGCGCCGTGGCCGCGACACCGGGATTCACTCGGTCGTCGTCCGACTGCTCGAGGTGCAGTTCGAGGTTCATGTTGGGATTGCCGTTGACGCGGAATACCATTCCGCCTTGGCCTTCACGCGCCGGCTTGGGCCAACGACCGGGCCACGGCGTGCTGCTGACCGTCGCGAAGTACTGAACCGCGACGGTTGGGCGGCCTCTGACGATCCCGGCGAGCTGCCACCGGTGCGCACAGATCGTTCCCTGGGGGATGACGCCGAGCGCGGTCGGAAGGTCGGTCGGCGCGAGCAGAGTCTCCCAGTCCAGTTCTATTCCGTCGAGTTCGAATCCGAGGATGTCGGCGATGTAGGTCACGACCGTGCCCCAGTCCTTGTTGACCTTCCCCGACGCGATTCGAACGGGCACATGGCCGTCGGGCTTACCGAATCCCATCGACTCATGCAGGACGTCCCATATCGGGTAGGACTTGTCGAGGTCGACGGCGTACTCGTCCATCCGGTACGAGTCGACTCGACCCGCCCCGGTCAGCAGAGCGGTGGGGATGTTCAGGCTGATGAACCCCGGCTCGCTGCCGGTGGCATAGAACGTTGCATTACCCTGCTGAGCCGCATTTTCCAGGTCTTGTCGCCATGACGCGGGCGCGGCCCGGGGATAGATCATCGGGATCAGCGAGAACGTCACCACATTGATCCCCGCCTCGAGGTACGTGGCGATGTCTGCGATCACCTCGTCTTCGCGTCGAACGGCGGTCGCGCAATATGTCACGCAGTCGGGTTTCAGCGCGAGAACCGTCGAAAGGTCATCGGTCGCGGGTACGCCGACCGATGGTGCGCCGCACAGTTCTCCTGCGTCTAGCCCGGCTTTTTCCGGTGTCGACACCTTCACCCCGACGAGATCGAGCAAGGGGTCCTCGATGACCGCACGCAAGGCCTCCCTGCCGGTCAACCCGGTGCCGACGTGGACAACTCGATAGCGGCGACCGGAGAAGTCGATCACTGTCTCTCACCCTTTCTGCGCCCTGCGGGGCAACCGTTCTCGTCGTCGTGGCATGTTCGTAGTTATCGGTAAAACGGTCCCGGCTTACCGGCTTCCTCGAGATGACCGTATGGGTCGTACAGGTTTACCTCCGGAAAGGGGTTTTGATCGAAGGAGGGCTGCGACAGACCTGCCTCTCGCAGCCCGGACAACACAGCCAGCGGCACAGCGAACGACACCAGGCCCACCGTCACAGATATCAGTAACTGGCGAGTCAGCGTCACCTTTGGGCGTCCCCGCCTCGCGGGCAACCAGCGCGCGAGTCGGTTGATCAACACCAACTCGCCACTCTCGTCCCGCACGCACATCACGGCGACCATGGCGAATATCGGGGCGTCGTACACCGCCATGATCAGTGGAAAGTGGATGTGGCCGATCTGCAGCACCGGACCGACTGCCTCTGTGTAGTAGAAGATTCCGGCTCTCATCCAGGTGAACTGGATGAGCCCGTTGATCGGGACGGCGATGATCGTCGCACCGATGAACACCCGCAGTAGCCTGCGCGGTGCCAACCAGCCGGCGCGACGCATCAGCGGATCCAAGAGGCTGTCGTGCAGCTTCAAGAAGCCCAGACCGTTCAGCAGGTAGTAAGCGGCGTAGCCCCCTAGGAACGCCAGCGCCGGTTCAAGATTCGGTGAGATGTTCACGTACGGCCAGGACAGCGGGAAGTGCAACATGCGCGGATCGAATATCGCGAACGTCGCCCAATTCGCCAATGGATCCAGCGCCCCGGTGATCAGGCCGGCAAACGCGATGATGACCGCCCAGTGCACCTTTCGTTGCCGCCACGACAACCACGTCAGGGCGGTGATCAGACCGATCGCCAACGGGATCGAGCTGATCGAGACCGCCAGCGGCCAGTTGTCGAAGCCGAGAAACGGCGGATACGGATCGGGGCCGGGATTCGGGTTCGCTCTTTTCGGGTCCCCGTGCAGACCTGTCTGAATGTTCGCGATCGTCACGATGGCGAAGGTCAGGTAGGCGATGAAGAACAGCGACCACCCGATCCTGGCAGACCACGGGGAAAAGTGTTCCTCGGCCGGTTCGCCGGGAGCGCAATTCGGCTCACGGTCAACGGTATTGGTCATCTCAGACCGTGACCGGAAGCGTTGCCCACCCTCGGACGCTGGTGGTATGAGCGCGTTTTGCCGCCGCGTAATCGACTTCCCAGTCCGGCCATCGGCGCAAAACCTCCTCGAGCGCCACGCGCGCTTGCATCCGCGCGAGCGCGGCGCCGAGGCAGAAGTGAATTCCGCGGCCGAATGACAAGTGCGTGGCCTGCCGGTGGATGTCGAACCGGTCCCCGTCCGGGTACTGTCGCTCGTCGCGGTTCGCCGAACCGTTGATCAGCAGCATCACCGAGCCCTCGGCGACCGTCTGGCCATAGAGTTCAACGTCACGAGCGACATATTGTGCCTGTACGGGCGACGGTGCCTCGTAGCGCAGCACCTCCTCGATCGCCGCGGGGATAAGACTGAAATCCGCCGCTAGTTCGCGGCGTTGGTCCGCATGGTCCGACAACAGTTGTCCGGCAAAGCCGATCAGCCGCGTCGTCGTCTCGTTTCCCGCGCCGACGAGGGTGCCGGTATAGGTCAACACCTCTTCGCGGGTCAATCGCCTGCGGCTACCGTCGCGTTCCTCGATCTCGGCGTTGACCAGTTCGGTCATCAGATCGTCTGATGGGTGGTCGTAACGCCAATCGATGAACTCTTCCAGCATCGAGCCTTGGCGTGTCAGCATGTCGGCGGCCACATCGAAGAGTTCGCCGCCTTTGAGTTCGAGAAGCCGATCGGTGTTCTGCCGGATGGCGATCTGCCTGTCCTCCGGTATGCCCAACAGGTATCCGATGGTGCGCATCGGCATCCATGCTCCGAGGTCGGCGATGAAGTCGAACCTCTCGGCGTTCTCGAGGGGCTCCAATGCGCGCTGGCAGAACTCTCGCGCCAGCGGTTCGATGGCAGCCATGCGCCGTGGCGTGAACACACCCGACAACAGGCGACGGTGAAAGTCGTGGATCGGGGGGTCCTCGAACAGGATGATGCCCGGCGGTACCTCGACACCGTTGAGAATGATCTCGATGGTGGTGCCCTTGCCCGAGCGGTAGTCCTCCCAGTTGGCCAGCTCGCGGGCGACGTCCGAGTACCTGCTCAACGCGTAGAAGCCGTACTTGTCGTTCCGGTAGAGCGGCGCTTCCTCGCGCAGCCTCTTCCACACGGGGTAGGGATCGTCGTCGATGTCGAAATCAAACGGGTCGTAGTACGGCCCAACCTTCACCCTGTAGGTCACACCGCGAGAATAGGCGTTATCGAGCACCGTTATGGCAGGTTTCCCGCGGCCCGACCACCGGTTGCAAGCCCCGGGGCGGCCGCGACACGGTCGTCTACCGCCTCAATCTGGACGTATGAGAATATGAATTCTCGTATTGCAGGACGGTCGGGTGCACCTGCGCGGAACGGTATCGAAGGAGGCGGGAATGGCTTCAGGCGCCAGGACGTCGCAGCAGGTGTCCGACGCTTGCGGAGCCCGATCGGACTGCGGCAGGTGCCGACGACCGATCCGCGCGATGATCGAATCTGCGTCATCGAAA
This region includes:
- a CDS encoding dihydrodipicolinate reductase, with product MIDFSGRRYRVVHVGTGLTGREALRAVIEDPLLDLVGVKVSTPEKAGLDAGELCGAPSVGVPATDDLSTVLALKPDCVTYCATAVRREDEVIADIATYLEAGINVVTFSLIPMIYPRAAPASWRQDLENAAQQGNATFYATGSEPGFISLNIPTALLTGAGRVDSYRMDEYAVDLDKSYPIWDVLHESMGFGKPDGHVPVRIASGKVNKDWGTVVTYIADILGFELDGIELDWETLLAPTDLPTALGVIPQGTICAHRWQLAGIVRGRPTVAVQYFATVSSTPWPGRWPKPAREGQGGMVFRVNGNPNMNLELHLEQSDDDRVNPGVAATALAAVNAIPSVVEAPRGVIASPLSGPSVVTRQSSA
- a CDS encoding spirocyclase AveC family protein, producing the protein MTNTVDREPNCAPGEPAEEHFSPWSARIGWSLFFIAYLTFAIVTIANIQTGLHGDPKRANPNPGPDPYPPFLGFDNWPLAVSISSIPLAIGLITALTWLSWRQRKVHWAVIIAFAGLITGALDPLANWATFAIFDPRMLHFPLSWPYVNISPNLEPALAFLGGYAAYYLLNGLGFLKLHDSLLDPLMRRAGWLAPRRLLRVFIGATIIAVPINGLIQFTWMRAGIFYYTEAVGPVLQIGHIHFPLIMAVYDAPIFAMVAVMCVRDESGELVLINRLARWLPARRGRPKVTLTRQLLISVTVGLVSFAVPLAVLSGLREAGLSQPSFDQNPFPEVNLYDPYGHLEEAGKPGPFYR
- a CDS encoding cytochrome P450; the encoded protein is MTYRVKVGPYYDPFDFDIDDDPYPVWKRLREEAPLYRNDKYGFYALSRYSDVARELANWEDYRSGKGTTIEIILNGVEVPPGIILFEDPPIHDFHRRLLSGVFTPRRMAAIEPLAREFCQRALEPLENAERFDFIADLGAWMPMRTIGYLLGIPEDRQIAIRQNTDRLLELKGGELFDVAADMLTRQGSMLEEFIDWRYDHPSDDLMTELVNAEIEERDGSRRRLTREEVLTYTGTLVGAGNETTTRLIGFAGQLLSDHADQRRELAADFSLIPAAIEEVLRYEAPSPVQAQYVARDVELYGQTVAEGSVMLLINGSANRDERQYPDGDRFDIHRQATHLSFGRGIHFCLGAALARMQARVALEEVLRRWPDWEVDYAAAKRAHTTSVRGWATLPVTV